The following proteins are encoded in a genomic region of Planococcus lenghuensis:
- a CDS encoding M3 family oligoendopeptidase: MTVGYKEVWNLEEIFPGGSDSKEFRVYLNNAKNHLETIEETAKLFNVPDSAEAAEQITALLEQVKETALPLNQGISFIGCLQAQDTEDRKAGLLQSELVALDARFISAMQIVQKKLAATGFAVWTALMENEALVPFRFILNEWREEAKLQLSEQEERLINALSTDGYHGWSQLYDKLVGDIRVNVDVDNQEKVLSVGQAENLSSHDSEHVRKTAQEKLEEAWAEKEEYFAQTLNHIAGFRLAVYEQRGWEVLQEPLQMNRMSRGTLDAMWNAISRHKEPFKQYLTKKSELLGKDKLDWYDLDAPVTETTGKLSYSEGAAFILKHFGKFGPELEKFSRMAFEKQWIEAEDRPNKMPGGFCTSLPESDQSRIFMTYSGSMSNVSTLAHELGHAFHTHALQPVHWLNQQYAMNVAETASTFAEMIVADAAVQEAGSDEEKLALLEDKVQRSVAFFMNIHARFLFETRFYEERKEGVVPASRLNELMEQAQREAFADSLNTLHPHFWASKLHFYITDVPFYNFPYTFGYLFSLSVYAKALEEGAGFEEKYVAMLQDTAVMTAEDLAMKHLGEDITQEAFWEKGISLCINDVEAFLELASARG; the protein is encoded by the coding sequence ATGACAGTGGGGTACAAAGAAGTATGGAATCTGGAAGAGATTTTCCCTGGGGGGAGCGATTCCAAAGAATTTCGCGTTTATCTGAACAATGCTAAAAATCACCTTGAGACAATTGAAGAGACAGCGAAATTGTTTAACGTTCCTGATTCAGCTGAAGCAGCAGAACAGATTACAGCACTTCTGGAACAAGTAAAGGAAACAGCGCTCCCGCTGAACCAAGGAATTTCTTTCATCGGCTGTCTTCAGGCACAGGACACAGAAGACAGAAAAGCGGGGCTTCTTCAGAGCGAATTAGTGGCTCTTGATGCCCGTTTTATATCCGCTATGCAAATCGTACAGAAGAAACTGGCTGCCACTGGATTTGCTGTCTGGACAGCACTTATGGAAAATGAAGCACTGGTGCCGTTCCGCTTTATATTGAACGAATGGCGGGAAGAGGCGAAATTGCAGCTTTCCGAGCAGGAAGAACGGCTGATAAATGCCCTCTCAACAGACGGCTATCATGGCTGGAGTCAATTATATGACAAACTGGTCGGCGATATCCGTGTCAATGTGGACGTGGATAACCAGGAAAAGGTTTTATCTGTCGGACAGGCGGAAAATCTGAGTTCCCATGACAGTGAACATGTCCGGAAAACCGCTCAGGAAAAACTGGAGGAAGCGTGGGCGGAAAAAGAGGAATACTTCGCCCAAACCCTCAATCACATTGCCGGTTTCCGTCTGGCGGTTTATGAACAGCGAGGCTGGGAGGTACTGCAGGAACCTCTTCAAATGAACCGGATGAGCCGCGGGACACTTGACGCCATGTGGAACGCCATCAGCCGCCATAAAGAGCCATTCAAGCAATACTTAACCAAGAAAAGCGAATTGCTGGGAAAAGATAAACTCGATTGGTATGACCTGGATGCCCCGGTTACTGAGACCACGGGCAAATTATCGTATTCAGAAGGTGCTGCGTTTATCCTGAAGCATTTCGGTAAGTTCGGTCCGGAGCTGGAGAAATTCAGCAGAATGGCGTTCGAAAAACAGTGGATTGAAGCGGAAGACCGACCGAATAAAATGCCGGGCGGTTTCTGCACAAGCCTTCCGGAATCTGATCAGTCCCGCATTTTTATGACCTATAGCGGCTCGATGTCCAATGTATCAACACTGGCTCATGAGCTTGGACATGCATTCCATACACATGCCCTCCAGCCGGTTCACTGGCTGAATCAGCAATACGCAATGAATGTGGCTGAAACGGCGTCCACATTTGCTGAAATGATTGTCGCGGATGCAGCGGTGCAGGAAGCGGGGTCAGATGAAGAAAAATTGGCGCTGCTCGAGGATAAGGTGCAGCGGAGTGTGGCTTTTTTCATGAATATCCACGCCCGCTTTCTGTTCGAGACCCGGTTCTATGAAGAGCGGAAAGAAGGGGTGGTGCCTGCATCCCGGCTGAATGAATTGATGGAGCAAGCGCAGAGAGAGGCATTTGCAGACAGCTTGAATACACTTCATCCGCATTTCTGGGCGTCTAAGCTGCATTTTTATATTACAGATGTGCCGTTTTATAATTTTCCATACACGTTCGGTTATTTGTTCTCCTTAAGCGTATATGCTAAAGCGCTTGAGGAAGGGGCAGGATTTGAAGAGAAATATGTGGCGATGCTGCAGGATACAGCCGTCATGACAGCCGAGGATTTAGCGATGAAGCACCTGGGTGAAGATATTACACAAGAAGCGTTTTGGGAAAAAGGAATAAGTTTATGCATCAACGATGTTGAAGCGTTTCTTGAATTGGCGTCTGCGAGGGGATAA
- the map gene encoding type I methionyl aminopeptidase — MIAKTEQEIESLKKAGQLVAKIREEMKAATKPGITTKELDELGGRLFEELGGVSGPKDQYDFPGYTCISVNEEVAHGIPGKRVIQEGDIVNIDVSGSLDGYFSDTGISFVVGEGHEDKQKLIDAAARAFERAMSKVKPGSKLNQIGKAVEREAKDQGLFVIKNLTGHGIGKSLHEEPQHILNYYDAWEKTLLKEGMVLAVEPFISQKAEHIIESGDGWTFITPDQSLVAQIEHTVLVTKEGPVLLTELEE; from the coding sequence ATGATTGCAAAAACAGAACAGGAAATTGAAAGTCTGAAAAAAGCAGGACAATTGGTGGCGAAAATCAGGGAAGAAATGAAGGCAGCCACCAAACCAGGTATCACAACGAAAGAATTGGATGAGCTCGGCGGCCGGCTGTTTGAAGAACTTGGCGGTGTATCGGGCCCGAAAGATCAGTATGATTTTCCCGGTTACACATGCATCAGTGTCAATGAAGAAGTGGCACACGGCATTCCAGGGAAACGGGTGATTCAGGAAGGGGATATCGTCAATATCGATGTTTCCGGTTCTCTTGATGGTTATTTTTCTGACACGGGCATTTCATTTGTTGTTGGAGAAGGTCACGAGGATAAGCAAAAGCTGATTGACGCAGCCGCGCGGGCGTTCGAGCGGGCGATGTCGAAGGTGAAACCGGGTTCCAAGTTGAACCAGATCGGTAAAGCCGTAGAACGGGAGGCGAAGGACCAGGGATTGTTTGTCATCAAGAACCTGACCGGGCACGGCATCGGCAAATCGCTTCATGAAGAACCGCAGCACATTTTAAATTATTACGATGCCTGGGAAAAAACCTTGCTCAAAGAGGGCATGGTGCTGGCGGTTGAACCGTTTATTTCCCAGAAAGCGGAACACATTATCGAGTCAGGCGATGGATGGACATTCATCACCCCGGATCAGTCGCTCGTTGCACAGATTGAACATACCGTGCTGGTTACAAAGGAAGGACCGGTACTGCTGACAGAGCTGGAGGAATAA
- a CDS encoding polyphosphate kinase 2 family protein, with amino-acid sequence MKPLNELTMKEHEAGKEAYKKELKQLQKKMLNLQQNLLRRKVGLILAFEGMDAAGKGGAIKRLTAEMDPRGYVVHPITAPQPHELRYHYLHRFWRKLPQHGQTAIFDRSWYGRVLVERVEGYAEQQEWQRAYGEIAEFERTLVDEQYIMIKFWLHITPDEQLERFEDRMKDPYKRWKITEEDWRNRDKWEQYEQAAEDMLQKTDSELAPWEIIGANDKKHARLEVMRRTTSHIEEELKRRGFEILKPDELYPLSVSRDE; translated from the coding sequence ATGAAACCGCTGAATGAACTGACCATGAAGGAACACGAAGCCGGTAAAGAGGCGTATAAAAAAGAGCTGAAGCAGCTGCAAAAGAAAATGCTGAACCTGCAGCAGAATCTGCTCAGGCGGAAAGTCGGTCTTATACTGGCGTTTGAAGGAATGGATGCGGCCGGAAAAGGAGGCGCCATTAAACGGCTGACGGCGGAAATGGATCCCCGTGGCTATGTTGTTCATCCGATTACTGCTCCGCAGCCGCATGAGCTCCGTTATCATTACCTGCACAGGTTCTGGCGCAAATTGCCTCAGCACGGCCAAACCGCAATATTTGACCGTTCCTGGTACGGCCGAGTGCTCGTTGAGCGGGTGGAAGGGTATGCCGAGCAGCAAGAATGGCAGCGTGCCTACGGGGAAATCGCTGAATTTGAACGAACGCTTGTTGACGAGCAATACATCATGATAAAGTTTTGGCTGCATATCACACCGGATGAACAGCTGGAGCGATTTGAGGACCGGATGAAGGATCCGTATAAACGCTGGAAAATCACAGAAGAAGACTGGCGGAACCGCGATAAATGGGAGCAGTATGAACAGGCGGCAGAAGATATGCTGCAAAAAACAGACTCAGAGCTGGCACCATGGGAAATCATTGGTGCAAATGACAAAAAACATGCGAGGTTGGAAGTGATGCGAAGAACGACCAGCCATATTGAAGAAGAGCTGAAACGGCGCGGATTTGAAATCCTGAAGCCGGACGAGCTGTATCCGCTTTCTGTTTCACGGGATGAATAA
- a CDS encoding aminopeptidase, with protein sequence MTSFKQKLDRYAELAVKVGVNIQPGQPLYIAASLEAAPFVRLITRKAYEAGAEVVHVDWKDDELTRIRYELASEDSFSEFPDWLVQQREQLADKGAAFMSIVSQSPDLLKGIDSKRIATYQKAAGQALDKYRQYVQSDKISWTVIAAASEDWAAKVFPDLPEEEQANALWEAIFKAVRADAESPVEAWKQHDAKLHEKVEYLNGKRYTALHYKAPGTDLTVGLPKGHVWVGAGSVNEKGDAFMANMPTEEVFSVPEKTRVNGYVSSTKPLSYSGNVIEEFKLTFKDGRITDAAAKAGEEVLKELIETDEGSHYLGEVALVPHQSPISDTGILFFNTLFDENASNHFAIGSAYAFCIEGGKTMSPDELKEHGLNQSITHVDFMIGSADMDIDGILEDGSREAVFRGGNWAF encoded by the coding sequence TTGACATCATTTAAACAGAAATTGGACCGCTATGCTGAATTGGCTGTGAAAGTCGGCGTAAACATTCAGCCTGGCCAGCCATTGTACATAGCAGCATCACTTGAGGCGGCACCGTTCGTTCGCCTTATTACACGCAAAGCATATGAAGCAGGTGCAGAAGTTGTGCATGTGGATTGGAAAGATGATGAACTTACCCGGATCCGCTATGAGCTGGCATCGGAAGATTCCTTTTCGGAATTTCCGGATTGGCTCGTACAGCAGCGGGAACAGCTTGCCGACAAAGGTGCAGCGTTTATGAGCATTGTGTCTCAAAGCCCGGATCTGCTGAAAGGGATTGATTCCAAACGGATTGCCACTTATCAGAAAGCTGCCGGCCAAGCGCTGGATAAATACCGGCAGTATGTTCAGTCAGATAAAATCAGCTGGACAGTCATCGCGGCAGCTTCTGAGGACTGGGCCGCGAAAGTATTTCCGGACCTTCCAGAGGAGGAACAGGCAAATGCATTATGGGAAGCGATCTTCAAGGCTGTCCGTGCAGATGCCGAGTCGCCGGTGGAAGCCTGGAAGCAGCATGACGCTAAATTGCACGAGAAAGTGGAGTACTTAAATGGCAAGAGATACACCGCACTGCATTACAAAGCTCCCGGCACAGATTTAACAGTTGGTCTTCCGAAGGGACATGTGTGGGTCGGAGCCGGATCTGTGAATGAAAAAGGCGATGCCTTCATGGCGAATATGCCGACGGAAGAAGTGTTTTCCGTACCGGAAAAAACTCGTGTTAATGGTTATGTATCAAGCACTAAGCCGCTCAGCTACAGCGGAAACGTAATCGAGGAATTCAAATTGACGTTCAAAGATGGACGCATCACAGACGCAGCAGCAAAAGCAGGCGAAGAAGTACTGAAAGAACTTATTGAAACGGATGAAGGTTCACATTATTTGGGTGAAGTGGCACTTGTGCCGCATCAATCCCCCATTTCCGACACTGGCATTCTGTTTTTCAACACGCTCTTTGATGAGAATGCATCGAATCATTTTGCAATCGGTTCAGCTTATGCGTTCTGTATTGAAGGCGGGAAGACAATGTCCCCGGATGAATTGAAAGAACATGGCCTGAATCAGAGCATTACCCATGTGGATTTCATGATCGGTTCTGCTGATATGGACATCGACGGTATCCTTGAAGATGGTTCACGTGAAGCAGTATTCCGCGGCGGCAACTGGGCATTCTGA
- a CDS encoding pseudouridine-5'-phosphate glycosidase — MNRSFGMKERFRKHRIDGWQDQNRLIHLKWTLGLKAVLSSQIRSLKKDALSKEYIDAVIAQALQEAAQQIKGKGITPFLFGKIKDLTDGKSLEINSASVKHNAHISAQLAVLYAQQ; from the coding sequence TTGAACAGATCGTTTGGGATGAAGGAGCGATTCCGGAAACATCGCATTGATGGATGGCAAGACCAAAATCGGCTTATCCATCTAAAGTGGACGCTCGGTTTGAAGGCGGTGCTGTCATCGCAAATCCGGTCCCTGAAAAAAGATGCACTGAGTAAAGAATACATCGATGCCGTCATTGCACAGGCACTTCAGGAAGCAGCGCAACAGATTAAAGGTAAAGGCATTACGCCGTTTCTGTTCGGGAAAATTAAAGATCTGACCGACGGGAAAAGTCTGGAGATAAATAGTGCATCGGTTAAACATAATGCGCACATCAGTGCACAGCTTGCCGTTTTATACGCTCAACAGTAG
- a CDS encoding TspO/MBR family protein gives MLLITLSLAAVIALNITANVLPLNGQTTGEISDRLSVLFTPAGYVFSIWPVIYLLLAVWAAAYWKQFKGGFPPSYKVTTFFMLSAVLNISWLLSWHYEFFLLSVVIMTGYLFALLGLYFQYEPRNRLRIPISVNMGWVTVALIANIAYVLAFFNWGGWGISDGLWTVVMLTAATALALHIRYHYDDIWYPSVFIWAFIGIAVENALTELLVSTASLFLSGVILAGILFIRKRRIIESD, from the coding sequence ATGCTGCTCATTACACTTTCGCTGGCAGCTGTCATTGCTTTGAACATCACAGCGAATGTACTGCCGCTGAATGGCCAGACTACCGGTGAAATATCGGATCGGCTATCTGTCCTGTTTACACCCGCAGGTTATGTTTTTTCAATTTGGCCAGTCATTTATCTGTTACTGGCTGTGTGGGCAGCAGCTTATTGGAAACAGTTTAAGGGCGGTTTTCCACCTTCTTATAAAGTGACAACCTTTTTTATGCTGAGCGCTGTGCTGAACATCAGCTGGCTGCTCTCCTGGCATTACGAGTTCTTTCTACTATCGGTCGTTATCATGACAGGATACCTTTTTGCATTGCTGGGTCTCTATTTTCAATACGAACCCCGTAATAGGCTTCGGATTCCGATTTCTGTGAATATGGGTTGGGTTACTGTTGCATTGATCGCTAATATCGCTTATGTACTGGCATTCTTCAACTGGGGCGGCTGGGGAATCAGCGATGGACTATGGACCGTGGTCATGCTGACAGCTGCCACAGCACTGGCACTCCACATCCGCTATCATTACGATGATATCTGGTACCCGTCTGTCTTCATCTGGGCGTTCATCGGCATTGCTGTCGAGAATGCGCTTACAGAACTTCTTGTTTCTACGGCCTCCTTGTTCTTAAGCGGTGTCATCCTGGCGGGAATTTTATTCATCCGTAAGCGCCGCATAATTGAATCCGATTAA
- a CDS encoding DMT family transporter, with translation MKPILIGICAAFFFAVTFVLNASMELAGGSWIWSASLRYIFMVPFLVLIVALRKNLKPLLREMRKQPGQWMLWGFVGFGLFYAPLCFAAAYSPGWLIAGSWQITIVSGALLAPLFLETRLTAAGPLRARGEIPVKGLVMSLIILAGIILMQAEYATHLSFDHMLLGVVPVLLASFAYPLGNRKMMDVCKGRLDAYQRVLGMTIASLPFWFLLAAYGFMTIGMPSGGQMFQTFLVALFSGVVATVLFFMATDMVRGNMQKLAAVEATQSMEVLFALAGELLLLSIPYPSPLAWTGILVVILGMVLHSLVSNSKSEIPAINGAVDMAGK, from the coding sequence TTGAAACCGATTTTGATTGGTATTTGTGCCGCCTTCTTTTTTGCTGTTACCTTTGTTTTAAATGCATCTATGGAGTTAGCCGGGGGCAGTTGGATCTGGAGTGCCTCCCTCCGGTATATATTCATGGTTCCGTTTCTTGTCCTTATTGTTGCACTGCGCAAAAATCTGAAGCCGCTTCTGCGTGAAATGAGAAAACAGCCGGGGCAGTGGATGCTTTGGGGGTTCGTCGGTTTCGGGCTCTTTTATGCGCCACTTTGTTTCGCGGCTGCCTATTCACCTGGCTGGCTGATTGCAGGGTCTTGGCAAATCACAATTGTATCCGGAGCGTTACTGGCACCGCTATTCCTTGAGACGCGACTTACAGCAGCGGGACCACTCCGAGCGAGAGGGGAAATCCCGGTTAAAGGGCTTGTTATGTCACTGATCATTTTAGCTGGAATCATACTCATGCAGGCTGAATATGCCACGCATTTATCTTTTGATCATATGCTGTTAGGTGTGGTTCCGGTCTTGCTCGCATCGTTTGCTTACCCGTTGGGAAACCGTAAAATGATGGATGTATGCAAGGGGCGGTTGGATGCTTACCAGCGGGTGCTTGGGATGACGATCGCAAGTCTGCCGTTCTGGTTCCTGCTTGCTGCTTACGGCTTTATGACAATTGGAATGCCGAGCGGCGGCCAAATGTTTCAGACGTTTCTGGTTGCGCTTTTTTCAGGGGTCGTTGCGACTGTCCTCTTTTTTATGGCGACCGATATGGTAAGAGGGAATATGCAAAAATTGGCTGCTGTTGAGGCAACTCAGTCAATGGAGGTCCTGTTTGCGCTGGCAGGAGAGTTGCTTCTGCTCTCAATCCCGTATCCTTCTCCATTGGCATGGACAGGTATTCTTGTCGTGATTCTGGGTATGGTTCTCCACAGTCTGGTATCAAACAGCAAATCAGAAATTCCTGCGATAAATGGGGCAGTGGATATGGCCGGAAAATAA
- a CDS encoding beta-class carbonic anhydrase encodes MVLLNEMLQFNEQFVSDKKYEEFVTDKFPNKKVVILTCMDTRLVELLPKALNLRNGDVKMLKSAGAIVNHPFGSIMRSLLVAVYELNAQEVLIIGHHDCGMSALQPAPILTKMKERGLTEETLNTVRASGIDVDRWLEGFENVEDSVRHSVQMVRQHPFMDKTVPVHGLVIDPKTGKLDLVDEGYKNR; translated from the coding sequence ATGGTTCTGTTAAATGAAATGCTGCAATTCAATGAACAGTTTGTATCGGATAAGAAGTACGAAGAGTTTGTAACGGACAAGTTCCCGAATAAGAAAGTTGTCATCCTGACTTGCATGGATACCCGACTCGTGGAGCTCCTGCCAAAGGCATTAAACCTGCGAAACGGGGACGTAAAGATGCTGAAAAGTGCCGGTGCGATTGTGAATCACCCTTTCGGCAGTATCATGCGCAGCCTGCTCGTCGCAGTCTATGAGCTGAACGCTCAGGAAGTACTGATTATCGGCCACCACGACTGCGGCATGTCCGCCCTGCAGCCGGCGCCGATTCTGACGAAGATGAAGGAGCGCGGTCTTACAGAAGAGACGCTTAACACCGTCCGGGCTTCCGGAATCGACGTTGATCGCTGGCTCGAAGGCTTTGAAAATGTGGAAGACAGTGTCCGGCACAGTGTGCAGATGGTCAGACAGCACCCGTTCATGGACAAAACCGTTCCCGTTCATGGACTGGTCATCGATCCGAAGACCGGCAAACTGGATCTGGTGGATGAAGGATACAAAAACCGCTGA
- a CDS encoding pseudouridine-5'-phosphate glycosidase: MKEALSCSLEVSGAMANGQAVVALESTIISHRIPYPQNG, encoded by the coding sequence ATGAAAGAAGCATTATCCTGTTCACTGGAAGTATCCGGTGCAATGGCGAACGGTCAGGCAGTTGTCGCCTTGGAATCAACAATCATTTCACATAGAATACCTTATCCGCAGAATGGATAG
- the thiT gene encoding energy-coupled thiamine transporter ThiT produces MRNKKTLVLMEIAIFGALAFVLDFIAFKMPQGGSVSLVMIPLVLMTFRRGIGAGIATGLLVGLLQILAGPSVAPLTFGFVVMQVILDYLLAYAVVGFAGVMRGMYLKGLKAEKKGKMVAAVVIGTLIASILRYLVHVTTGYLFFGMYAEGNPLVYSIVYNATYMIPLFLLTAAVCSVLFITAPRLTNPEL; encoded by the coding sequence GTGAGGAATAAAAAGACATTAGTGTTGATGGAAATCGCCATTTTTGGGGCGCTTGCCTTTGTGCTCGATTTCATTGCATTCAAGATGCCGCAGGGCGGATCGGTGAGTCTGGTGATGATTCCGCTTGTGCTAATGACATTCAGACGGGGGATCGGCGCTGGAATTGCGACCGGTTTGCTGGTCGGGCTGCTGCAAATACTGGCAGGACCGTCTGTAGCGCCATTGACATTCGGATTCGTCGTCATGCAGGTCATCCTGGATTATCTGCTTGCTTATGCAGTGGTCGGATTCGCCGGTGTCATGCGCGGGATGTATCTGAAGGGCCTGAAAGCGGAGAAAAAAGGGAAGATGGTGGCGGCTGTTGTTATCGGCACGCTGATCGCATCGATTCTTCGCTACCTGGTGCATGTCACCACGGGTTATCTGTTTTTCGGCATGTACGCGGAAGGCAATCCGCTCGTTTACTCAATTGTCTATAATGCAACCTACATGATCCCGCTCTTTTTGCTCACGGCTGCTGTCTGTTCTGTTCTGTTCATCACGGCTCCGCGCCTGACAAACCCGGAACTCTGA
- a CDS encoding GntR family transcriptional regulator, producing the protein MNKKLIKPIKRLSLRDEVYQTLKKSIINMELEPNERLNDKELAQQFGISRTPVREALKRLEDEGLIESLPGSSTRVAPLKPEEAKHAFVVIAALHALATQLAGSLITERHIDELERSNHELKLAIDEGDIAGAIAADEAFHKVFLNLAGNPEISLALERISPKIQRLEMAQFTAVRGRGSTERHQEIICAFKEGNHERAARLVEENWLSLGELLTEE; encoded by the coding sequence ATGAATAAAAAACTAATTAAACCGATAAAAAGACTGTCGCTTAGAGATGAAGTTTACCAAACCTTGAAGAAATCCATCATCAATATGGAATTGGAGCCGAATGAGCGCTTAAATGACAAGGAGCTGGCGCAGCAATTCGGAATCAGCCGCACTCCTGTCAGGGAAGCGCTAAAGCGACTGGAAGACGAAGGGCTCATTGAATCGCTCCCGGGATCTTCAACTCGAGTAGCGCCATTGAAACCGGAAGAGGCAAAGCATGCATTTGTTGTCATTGCAGCGTTGCATGCCTTGGCGACGCAGCTTGCCGGTTCCTTGATAACGGAAAGGCATATTGACGAGCTGGAACGGAGCAATCATGAGTTAAAGCTGGCTATTGATGAAGGGGACATTGCGGGAGCGATCGCAGCGGATGAAGCTTTTCACAAGGTTTTTTTGAATCTGGCAGGCAATCCGGAAATTTCTCTTGCATTGGAACGGATCTCACCTAAAATTCAGCGACTGGAAATGGCTCAATTTACTGCAGTGAGAGGGAGGGGTTCTACAGAGCGGCACCAGGAAATAATTTGTGCCTTCAAAGAAGGGAATCACGAACGTGCAGCCCGGCTTGTTGAAGAAAATTGGCTCAGTCTTGGTGAACTGCTGACGGAGGAGTAA
- a CDS encoding carbohydrate kinase codes for MGRKEDEVLELIRRNPYMSQQEMAERLKISRPSLANMISSLIREGKVLGRAYMLPEKGTVICIGGANVDRKFLLSEPLQMGTSNPVSATKSAGGVARNIAENLGRLGHEVKLLSVVGRDNDWQTIEEGSAAFMSLELTETLRELPTGSYTAVLDTDGEMMFAMADMEICDLLTPEHLSRYESVLLSAALIVIDLNCPAETVSFVQQLAESREIPLAVIAVSAPKMDRLGATLRGITWFVCNMDEAESYIGEPIKTDEQWRHAVWEFVDLGARNVAITAGERGVMAGNIQSVQHFPALPIEEMTDVTGAGDAFSSALLHGYLNTFAFPDVVKAGLTNAIKTLESPLTVRTELTAAGLKNEMEELQ; via the coding sequence GTGGGAAGGAAAGAAGATGAAGTATTGGAACTGATCCGGCGGAATCCCTATATGTCCCAACAGGAAATGGCGGAACGGCTTAAGATATCCCGGCCTTCTCTGGCAAATATGATTTCTTCTTTAATTCGGGAAGGAAAAGTACTTGGCCGGGCGTACATGCTGCCGGAGAAAGGAACCGTTATCTGTATCGGCGGTGCAAACGTTGACCGGAAGTTTTTGCTGTCTGAACCGCTGCAGATGGGAACATCCAATCCGGTAAGCGCCACAAAAAGTGCCGGCGGTGTAGCGCGGAATATAGCTGAAAATCTGGGCCGGCTCGGTCACGAAGTAAAGCTGCTGTCTGTAGTGGGACGCGATAACGACTGGCAGACGATTGAAGAAGGATCTGCTGCTTTTATGAGCCTGGAACTTACAGAAACGCTGCGTGAACTGCCAACCGGATCCTATACGGCTGTACTGGATACAGACGGGGAAATGATGTTTGCGATGGCCGACATGGAGATCTGTGATTTACTGACACCTGAACACTTGAGCCGGTACGAAAGCGTATTGCTGTCGGCAGCACTCATCGTCATTGACTTGAACTGTCCGGCTGAGACGGTCAGTTTCGTTCAGCAGCTTGCAGAATCCCGGGAAATCCCGCTTGCGGTGATTGCGGTTTCCGCGCCGAAAATGGATAGACTCGGTGCAACGTTAAGAGGCATTACATGGTTCGTCTGCAATATGGATGAGGCAGAATCCTATATTGGCGAGCCGATTAAAACTGACGAGCAGTGGCGGCATGCAGTATGGGAATTCGTAGACCTTGGCGCCCGCAATGTGGCAATCACTGCGGGCGAGCGGGGAGTGATGGCAGGAAACATTCAGAGCGTCCAGCATTTCCCTGCCTTGCCGATCGAGGAAATGACGGATGTGACCGGGGCGGGAGATGCCTTTTCATCCGCCTTGCTACATGGCTACCTCAATACCTTTGCTTTTCCCGATGTAGTAAAAGCCGGTCTCACGAATGCGATTAAGACGCTCGAATCCCCGCTTACAGTCCGGACAGAACTGACTGCTGCCGGACTTAAAAATGAGATGGAGGAATTGCAATGA
- a CDS encoding GNAT family N-acetyltransferase: protein MKLLFNGRKCYIRAMTPDDAEEMVQLLVRNRDYWSVYEPRHQDSYFTVAVQRQKIRESQYQMRENREYSFGIYDLGTDRLIGHISLYSIKRLPFLNALAGYSVDEAYAGKGIATEALQLVLDFGFDHLSLHRIEAYVSPENTGSIRVLEKAGLQREGLLREFLFINGKWRDHYHYAMLEGDF from the coding sequence ATGAAATTGCTGTTTAATGGCCGAAAATGCTACATCCGGGCCATGACGCCGGACGATGCAGAAGAAATGGTCCAGCTCCTTGTCAGGAACCGGGATTACTGGTCGGTTTATGAACCGCGTCATCAAGACAGCTACTTTACTGTTGCCGTTCAGCGGCAGAAAATTCGAGAGTCTCAATACCAGATGAGAGAGAACCGGGAGTATAGCTTCGGCATTTATGACCTTGGGACAGACCGACTCATCGGGCATATCTCGCTTTACAGTATTAAGCGGCTGCCATTTCTGAATGCCTTGGCCGGCTATTCAGTCGATGAGGCCTATGCCGGAAAAGGCATTGCAACAGAAGCGCTACAGCTGGTGCTGGATTTCGGATTCGATCATCTGAGCCTGCATCGGATAGAAGCATATGTTTCACCGGAAAATACAGGCTCCATCCGCGTCCTGGAAAAAGCCGGGCTCCAGCGGGAAGGATTGCTCCGCGAATTTTTGTTTATCAATGGCAAATGGCGGGACCATTACCATTATGCTATGCTGGAAGGCGACTTTTGA